Genomic window (Castor canadensis chromosome X, mCasCan1.hap1v2, whole genome shotgun sequence):
GAACCTGCAGCTTCAATAGCCACAACTTTTAAACAGACTGCCTCTTCCACTGTAAACTTTTATGTACAGATTGGAactgacaaaggcacaatttcaACAATTCTTGAAACTGAAGCCAAGAAATCTTGGCTATTGCCAGAAGTTAACACATTCAGAACGTCAGTGCAACATCAGACAGATAATACCAAACTCTTGGTTCAATCTGAAAATCAAGCATCTCTTCTGTGGACACATTCTGAAGTTGAAAACAGTAGTCCATGGACCTTACCTGAATTTGGAACAATCTTATCCTGGATAGTACCTGTGCATGCAGCAGCCATATCTTTGCTGCAGCCTGGCTCTTATATTAGCAAAGCTTCATTTAAAATTCAGGCAGAAAAACCATGGATTCAAACAACCTTTCAAACACTCAGTACTTTCACATCATTTAGTGACAAAGTACAGCTCCAGGCCACACATAAAATTGCTACAGTCATGTCATGGATCCAGTTCAAAATAGGTACATTAGACTACTGGACCCAGTCAGAATATACAGTAAAATTGTGGACTATTTTTGAAACTGGTACAATAAGACCATGGagccaaagtgaaacaaacaccGTCAAGCCCTGGACCCAACCTAAAACTAGTACAATCAGAGCATTGACACAGGCTGAATCTCAACAAGTTAGGTACTTGTCTTTGCCAGTACCTGAAACAGTGACACTATTGTCACAagctgaaatggaagcagcaaaacACTTGACCATGTCTGATATGAATACTGTTGCACCATGGTCCCTAACTCAGAATGATACAATAAAGCAAATGACTCAAATTGAATctaaaaatgttctttcttggtttcagccAGAAAGGACAATAGCCCATCCCTGGATCCACCTTGAAACTAATGTAGTCAGACCTGGATACAATTCTGAAGGCAATGCTGTCCAAACAAGAATCACTACTGAAACCAATACAGTCAGATTCTGGACCTCTTCTGAAATAAAACTTTGGACCCAGTCTGAATCTCAAGCAGTAAGTATGTGGCCTGAAGATAGCAGAGCCACACTTTGGTCTCTAACTCAGAATGATACAATTACATCTTGGTTCCAATTAGAATCTCAAAGGATACTTTCTTGGGCCCAGTTTGAAGGTGGTATAACCAACCCTTGGACTCAGCAGGAAACTGCTACAACTAAACTATGGACCCAATTtggaactttaaaaattctttcctggACCCCACCTGATACAATAATATACTGGTTCCATACTCAAATAGATTCAATCACACCCATGagccagcctcaaactcaaaaaTTCCAAAGTTGGATGCAGACTATAACTCAAGTACGAAAAATTTCACCTGTGACTGAAGTTGATACAGTAATACCTTGGTTACAGTTTCAAAGTAACACAGTTAGATCCTGGATTCAACTTTATTCCCAAACAGTGAGTCTTGGGACCCATACTGAAGTTGGTATAATTGGGCACTGGACTCAGAAAAGAATTGCTACAGATAACCTTGGGACCAACTCTGAAACTCAAGCAACCAGACCCTGGGACAAGCAGGAAGCTAACACAGTCAGAACTAGGTTCTACCTTCAAGGAAAAACTGTCAGACTGCAGACTTATTCAGAATTCGGTACGTTCAGTACTTTCATCCGATCTGAAATTGGCACAATTCATCATGATTCTTTTATGATCCAGTCAAAAACCCAAGAAGTCAGACCCTGGACCCAGTCTGAAATTGTTATGACTAGATACTGGGTTTTGTCTCAAGTAGTTAAACCACAGACAATGCTAAAAGGAGGAGCATTTACACCCTGGATCCAGTCTGAAACTCAACCAGCCACACCATGGACCAAGCCTCAAGTTAATATAACattcttttctattcctgtaTCTGATAAATTCAGAACCTGGATCCAACCTAAAACAAAACTACTGCATTACAAAGCTGACATAATTGTATCACTGATTTCTCCTGAGACTGGAACAACTGGAAAAACTCTGCTAATTGATCATTTGGATAACAAGTCTAAGCTTGTCACATTTTTACCTGTTGAGACTATTTCTACCGCACATCAGTATTTTATAACTTTGTCAACAGAGATAAGTaccatagaaagaaaaattaaaagcagttaTCTCCAGCCAAGCCAGCTCACAAGCATTTTCCTTCTTACCCTGTCAAGCAAGTGGTTTCCTAGTATAATTGGTCACAAGAACTTTGGCAGCATATTAGAAATTATTGACACAAAAGGAAGCCTTGatgtcctttctgtctctcttagtTATCTTTCCCCAggcttttccttccttgtttcttgtTCTCTTACATATCCATGTACATTGTTCCCTTCCTGTTTAGTCTTTTCTTCTTGTCCTTATCTTTCACACTGTGTTTTCCCATCTTGCTTCAACTTTTCTTCTCTGGTCTTCTCTCCTGTGCTTTTGCCCTCAACCTCTTCTGATAATCAGCTCCAGGAACTGTCTTTCTCAAAGTTTATTGAAGATACTATTTTTTCTCACACTTTCTCATCCCTGCATGCTCCTCCAGCAATAAGTTTAACAAAAGAGTTTCCCCTGATGCCTGGATCTCTATCTGGACCCAACTATAAGCATCAGTCTGGACAACAGCCTCTCAATGTTTCCCTGGCTGAGTGTCGCCTAGATATGATTTGGAAAGACAATCTCCAGGCTCTCTGGCTCTTCAAGACAGCTGCTGTTTCTCACGAGACCACAGGCAAGTTAAATATAGTCATCTGTTTGACTTACTACCTTAGATAAACAGTCTTTTTGAAGCCAGCAACCAAAATTTCTGAGTAGATCACAAAAGGTTTTCATAGATTTTTGTAGGATTAAATTGAAGATATTTTTCTGAACCTATAGTTAAGAGATCTCTAAATATTGAGAGATTAATACCTTATTTTTCCAGTAAGGGCTTATGAGTTAAATTTTATAAGTACGACTCCTTTCAGAGCATAATATTACAAAAATATCTGATTGCTTAAATAGATTCTATTATTCTACTTGAGGAACGAACAGAACAAGTCAAATTATCTTTATCAGGAGAAGTATACAGATACCCTCTGTTACTATACCTAAGTTTATTGtgaattaggaaaataatcccaaGCATTTCCTCAAAGTTCAGGACATCAAATTTTCAAACTCGTTCCTAAAATAGAAAGTCAGGAAATTCAATGAAGAGGATAATAATACTAACTTTACTCTGCTATACATGTGGATTCATTCTAGAGTGCGGATTACGCCCTGGCCTTGTCTCCCGTTGTCCCAATTgctgggaggcagaaacaggtgAATTTCCCTGGATGGTTTCTATGCAtctctctttctcccatttttgtGCTGGCTCTATTTTGAATGAACAGTGGATTCTTACCTCAGCAAGATGTGCCAATTTCATGTAAGTCTGGGTAAGCCATCTCAAGGTTAATGTATCATAATAAAGTGAtgaaaaatttatgattttttaatggaTACATTTCTTTGAACAAACTAGATGTTCTTTATTTATATAATCAAATTTGATGAGTCTCCTTTTCTATAGAAATgattgaattgttttcttaacaaCCATTTccgattttattcttttttcctcataTACCACTAAAATTTATGTTAATATGTTTCTTGGGGTTAATTTTAGTATCCAAATAAAAAACATTGTGAATTGTAAAATTATGTCTTGCTTTTATATAATTTCACCTATCTAGAAGATGGCAAGCATGCTATTCCTTTAAAGCATGCTATAACCTTAAATTATAACCTATACTTACACATATTActttttgattttataaagaGGCAAAAGCAACATGGATTCAGTAGAAATCATACTTTATATTTTGAACTTTGAATATTTAGTATGTATTATGATATTCTGTTATGATACTAGTCAGTAGTAGTGAGTGGTAGCTCCCAGTAGGCCATGCAATCACATAGTCATTATGACAAGCATCTGTGTTAcccactgtgttgctaagctatgcATGTTAACAACCACTGCTGATAATTAAGTTTGGTGTATGAcagtattttcaacttacaatgtttTCAACTTAAGATTGGTTTATCAGAATGTAACCTCATAACCAGTGGATAGGCATTTTATTAGAGTTTCTGTTTAGCTTTTTATAACTCCAGATATGCTGTCctaaaaattcaatttatcaATCTATATTTTGATACTATTTAGCTCAAAAGATTTCtggcaaacattttattttcttattttaacgtACTGAAGTAGAACTATTAATATAGATAAGAGAAACAGGGCTCATGTAGAAAAAGTGGTCGAACTCTCACATGTTCTGTGAGATATTTCAGTTcctaattttcaaaattcttatgaGTAAGTATTAAGCACTTTAAATATTAGGGAGTACAATAGTGTAGGTTAATACTTTTTAATAAGGATACTGACAAAGTAATttacttctcatttctttttttgatggtattgggatttgaacacaaggcctcattcttgctaggcaggtactctaccacttgagctacactccaccAATACTTTACTTCTCATTTCTGAAGATGTTCATGCCTACTGAGCCTAGGGATGACCTAATATCATTAATAATGTCCTAGTGTTAAATACATGTGCTGACTGAATAGGGAATAGGAATAGTATTTTGGTGCTTACATGGACCCTATCTGATTCATATgatctaaggtttttttttttcacattgaaatttagaaataataatatttctaatgaatttttcttccagaaaaagCTCAGAAGCTCTGGCCTTGGTCCAAGTGGGTCTTATTGATCTACAGGATCCTACCCAAGCTCAGACTGTTGGTATTGATCGTGCCCTGCCCTTCTTAGGACCCAAAGGACCTCTTGGACCTGGGCTAATCTTTCTGAAGCAGCCACTACATTTTCAACCCCTGGTTCTTCCTATTTGTCTGGAGGAAAGTTTGGAGCAAGAGAAGAATATACAACTGTATGACTGCTGGTTACCCAGCTGGTCCCTCATGAGAGGTGAATAATGAAAAAGGCACTGGATTAGAATGGAATGATATGTTTGGAAAAATAGTAATATCCTTTCTTGAGTAACTGagcatttattatatttctctaaTCTAGTCTAAAGCAAATCAACAAAATTCACAaacatttcttctctgttttccatCAGGAAGTCCTGGAATTTTGCAAAAAAGGCACCTAAACATCCTGCAAGCCAGCACTTGTGCCCAGTTTTGGCCCAAGCTGAATGAATTTACTTTCTGTGTGGAGGCCAAGAAAGCTATGGGGGAGGCTGGCTGTAAGGTGACAATTAAAGGGAATGtgaaagtcagaaataaaaaggattatccTTCAACACCAAGATACCTCCTACCATCCTTCAGATAATCAATTGATACTCTGTTCTGTTCCCTCTTTCTTACAGGGTGACTTGGGGGCACCTTTGGTGTGCCATATACAACAAAAGGATACATGGGTACAGGTGGGAATCTTGAGTCACTTTGATGAACATTGCACAAAGCCCTATGTCTTCAGCCAAGTGAGCCCTTTCATTTTCTGGATCCAGGGAGTTACACGGCTCAGCCATGCACCATGGTCCCAACAAGGACCCATAACTACCTCTGCTTCCATCTCCCTTTCAGTTTCTCCTGCTAAGAATGCTTCAGTTTTAACCTCTACAACTGCTTCTATTCGACCACACTTCATTTCTCTGCCACAACCTCAGAGTAAGGCCCAATAAAATTATAGTAAGAGAAGTATAAGAAGGAAATTAACAAGggattggaaatacaaaagagtgaaaggagaagagaaaactcttttcttgagaaatgcatatttttaaaatttatgaaatcttTGGAGTGATTTATTTATTGGTCTAAAAAGGAACGTCATAGTTAACAATACTGTTTAACTTTCATAATGTTATAGAATATAGATGCCAGtggttattaatataattatcttGATTGATTACTCTGACATGTAGAATATTGCAATAATTTATCAACTTCTCGGGAGCAAAAAAGAGTAGGGCTAACAATGATACTCAAAAACTTATTCTTCTAACAGAGAGTACTCTTCTACTACTATATAGCACCTTGCATATGTGttacaataatttttattaaagacgttttgttttgttgtcagtGATAAATAATGATTTGTAGGCTcttgtgtgcatttattttacattagggttattatctttcttcttcccttgacTATTCTGAAACCTATCACAATATCATCAATGACTATTTCTCATTGTTTACTTGATCTTACtgcctttgaaaaatatttcagtccCAGAGTCTGTGTTTTAATCTGCTTAATAAGTATTTACTAGCTATCTCAAGTTGCCATATTATAGTGAATAATGATTTTTAAGCATAAGTGAGGCCATATCATTTCTTTGGTGATATTCTTCAAATCCTTTCTCACACAGATGAAGAAGTCTACAATCAGGATCTTATTTATGATTTTACCTTCATCTTtatcactttattctttttatagtcagattgttttcataaattttctttttatctaggaTTCATTAATCGTACAAGAGGATTTCAagtgaaaattccatatatgcatacattatattttggtcaagttcTCTGTGCCCCCTTCtactgcatatgagtgaaaatgtgatacttggcTTTTTGAGCAGGGCTTATTTCACTAAATGTGATGAGCCCTAGTTCTACCCATTCCTAcaaatagcataatttcattcttttctatggaGCAGCAATCTTTCATTGCATATATATTCCCACTCGTTGACTAGAGACAATTTAAAATTGCTCTATAAATAAACAATGGGTATAGAAAGATAAGAGGAACTTTTTTTCAGGGAAATATCATAGCTGCAAAAGATACAGAAGCTCATGTTTCTAAGTCAAATTTTGAAATGTCAATGTGTTTTAAATggattgaaacatttaaaattagaaagctaTAACATTCTATGAAATTTATTCTTACTggctttttttgcttcttttttttcatttgttggttggttgtttttgctCAGCTTCAGCAGACCGTATTTCTCTGCGATATACTATGCCTTGGCAGGTTATGATCATCAGTTGTGGCAGTCAAATCTGCAGTGGCTCCATAATTAGCAGCTCTTGGGTTCTCACTGCTGCCCATTGTGTCAGGAACATGTAAGTTTATGTCCTGCTTCTTCAAATACTATATAATCCATTACCACCAAGTCAGTTTGTTTAAGCCTTCTTTGGgcaaattttgctttctttgtccCCAAATCACCTCTTAGGTCCATTACTTATTTGTTTCAGGCAAACATTGAGTTGATTTAACATGTACCTCTATTAGTATTTTCTTCCGAAATCCTATTTCCCAAGTACTAACTTCTTGGTATCTTGATTTCTGTGGAGGTGAAATGCAAGGCTCATGTACCATATCTTAAAAAGACAAATGTGGTTTTTAAGAGTACAGGTTCTGTAGTGAATCCATTTTAAGTAATTTCTATGTATCCACATAGGAATCCAGAAGACACTATAGCGATACTGGGCCTTAGGCATCCTGGGGCACCTCTGAGAGTTGTTAAAGTAACTACGATCCTACTTCACGAGAGATTCTGGTTGGTGAGTGGAGCAGCAAGAAATGATCTGGCTTTGGTACTCCTTCAAGAGGGCCAAAATTCCATTCAGATGTTAGCACCATTGGGGCACTTGAAGAATCTAAATAGCTCAGAATGTTGGCTTTCTGGGCCAAGAATTCTTAAACCAGGTTAGTGATTGTTTTGCTCATTAGGAgagtagctttaaaaaaataaggattaTACTTTTAACTTAAAGTTTAATAAGTCTTACAACAATTGTGCATATACCTAATTTTAGGAACTTAATTCAGATTAGAACCCTATttgtacatgtatttttatttcattcaatgaTTGTTTTGATGATGACTCAATAGGATTTTAAGGATATCGTAAGAGGAAGTTTATATGAACATTCAAATGTTGTAAATAAAACAGGGATGATTAGGTTCCAAACTCTTCTAACTTtggaaaaaagttctgttttgttttggcatgTTTAGGAAATTGAATATTCACTTGAATTGGAATTTGGagggctttttttggggggtggttgcTATattaggttgaactcagggcattcactgtgagccactccaccagccctatttttataaagggttttttgagatagggtcttgtgaactatgtacttgggctgggtttgaaccacaatcctgatctctgcctcctgagtagctaggattacagacgtgagctatCAACACCCAGCTGatttataaatcaaaatatacaacttaattttcaggaaatgaaatttaaaagtaattatatttgctaaaatgactcaaaagaaatgtaaaatgaatggAATGATTTGAAGGTAAGAAGCTAATGGTAGTGATAAGAAAATCAACAGAACTTCTTAGCATAATAACTTAGAGGTACATGTTTAAATCATCTTCTTAGCTGCTTCACTGTAACCTATATATTTAACTATTTGTATATTCTATTTTCCTAGGAGAGACAGATGAGAACCCAGAAATATTACAGATGCAGGTTATGGGAGCTTCAAGCTGTGCCTACCTCTACCCAGACATAGGCAGTTCTATTGTTTGCTTCATTACTCAGGCCAAAGGCTATGACACAAATATGGTGAGCAGATgaggtttattttctttccttttttttcagaatcatgAAACTATAGCTTGTCCTCctataaaaatttatctttgaatgATAAATATAAGAAAGTGAACACTTACTCAGTAAGAGTGAACACATGTTAAATAAATTGTAGAACTTCTAAATATGCTAATAATCTATATTATATCTGACACGTGCtctttataatatattcacataaaACAACTGTTGGACATTTTTGTTATACTACACACAAGttagacattttatatattttttcttataattacatTACCCTTTATCTTAAGGTTCACTAAGTccaacattttctattttctcaattGTACAAGAGAACTGTATAgtttaaatatcaaatatcttATTTGTCATAATGATTTAGAACATATTTGGGAGAAGAACAATATACTTAATCATCTATATTACATCTATAAATCATAAAATCTAAGATTAAATAATAAACTAGGTTAATTAATTAAATCTGTCTCTACATTTGACTTTACAGGAGCCAGTGAGTCCAGGCAGTGCTGTTATGTGCAGACCAATATCTGGCAATGGCAAATGGAGACAGATAGGCTTCACCAGTCTCAAATCTCTAGCTACCATAGTGAGCCCACACTTCTCCTGGATTTTATCCACTTTAGCAAAGGCAGGCCATCCCCTAAACCAGGACCTTATGCCTTGGATAGAAAAACCTAAGTCCTCTGGTTTCCTTAAATATCCATCCACACTGCTACTTTCCTCAGCAATTATTATTGAAGCACAGATGTTTTTGTAGCCTGGTGACTAGAACAGGTAGTATACATCTGTTCATACTATGATAGCCAAGATACCtgaggaataaagagaaaatattgattTATGCCCTATAAGCTATTCCtacatatttcttttcatctttccctGCATAATAAACGACTTATGCTTACTGCCTGAGTTAATGACTGTTCTTTGATTAACTATATTCATTTCAAATAAATCAAAGTTGTTATTTAACAAGTAAATGACTCCAGGTATGGGTTAccagaaaataaagtttttacaaAGATAGGGAAATCAAACCTCAAAAAGACATTTGTAAATCTCCTAATCTACAAATTTATAATTTACAACTATTAACATACCTGATCTATTTTAAaccatctgcattttcttttaagacaCAAAACAGTGATTATCCCTTTAGCAATTTATAAGGACTTGATTTGGAAAACATATGTTTTATCCCAACAAAATAGCACCTTTAATGAATAAACATAATTAGTTTGCATACTGTTAATAAATAATGCACACATGAATGAATACTATGAATAGTTTTAGTTACCTGCACTCAACCATGATCATTCATAGGAAAGAATACTACGTTTACATACTGTGCTATTGTGAGCAGCATGAAAAAATTGCCTGGAAACATGCTTCAACCTACCTAGGAGGCAAATTATCCTTTAATTcaggatatatatgtgtatatgctacTTGACCATTAGTCTCTATAGGAATTATCTCACTAACCACAACAAATCTAGTAGTATCACAATATAAATCATTcctatttaatttaataatcacCTCAAAGAACAGACTTTAATTATACTGTATGAtactacatttaattattttatattttatttagttatttacagTGCCTGATGtattcattacattttatacatattcatgtatataaaataGAAGAATATAAGCTTCACCATTAAGTACAGTTGTACATCAATGAATAGTATCAAAGTAAGTCtcaattttgtaaagaaaggaaggtatggtgaataaagataaagaaatgataaaagtattatataacaataaggaaaatatgaaaatattgaaaaattaaactTGTGTTTGGGAGGGAACTGATTAAAGACAGTTCCACATAAAAAAGAAGTGATGATTACAATGGGACAGAAGAGAACTTATCCAAATGAAACTGACAGATAAAAAATATATGGTAGAAATATAGGATTAAGAACACtaaacatattaaatataataagaaataattaGCAACTATGTCTATTCCTACAGGAATCTATGCATTTCAGTTCTCATGTAAACCTAATAAtttagtgaaacaaagaaaagaacacattaaTAAACTGTGAATTTAAAGTGGCATAATTATGATGCTAGATTTAAAATGTGCTATAGTCTTAAACTGAGGGGCTCATCAATAATGAAGAGGAAgggtggaaggaaaaaaatccaccaaatGTTCAGTCAAAAAGACTTCTGAAAGTATAGTACATTCTCACTAATGATGCCAAATATGGGGCATCATGTTTGTGTAACTGACACAACACTGtgagttttcaaattttctgccCAGTACATGAGAAACACTGACAATATTGATCTATGCAGAAactacttaattctcaaagagaaTCCAAATTAGTGTGGCAAGATCCAGTGTACCAAGTTGCCCCTGGATGATACTCTACTCATAATACTGATCCTAAGCAAAGATATGTGTGACAAAAGCAAAGCTTGAAGGACCTGGTCTCAAAGATCCAGCACTCCAAAAAAAGGGCTTATTAGTGGCAGGTGTCCAGGATTTAACCCCTCTTTGTTCATATAAAGTGCAGCTGGGAGTGGAAGCATGAGATTCAGGCTGTTAGACCAGAGGTTTAGAGCCAAGTTGCTTTGAATCAGAGGTGGAGATCATTTCTAGCCTATACAAACATAGAACATCACAATTGTCATTACGTATTACTCAGATTCTGCTTTGGAGTAGGGAACTGAGTGGCAGCACCACACATATGACCTTCTGTAAGAAATAATTATGTAGGAGTCTTGAGGTTGAAAATAGAGAGCAAATATTGTGTTCCTGCAGAGAAAATCCCAGTGACGTTGGCCAAATAGTGACTTTCTCGTGACATGTCACAATGcaacctaaaattaaaattaatgaccTGATGTTTGTAGTAACATGGGTAGTTTTTACCATATAGGTTGTAGTTGGGCTCTAGGTTTCAGCTTTCTGCAGTGGAACTAAGCTGTGCAAAAGGTCAGATACCTGCCTAAAAACTTTCATGTGGAGAGCCTTAATAGTCCCTTTATTAAATAGCAAGTGACCTAATGTCTCATGGGAGTTTTTGTCCTGCATGAGGTCATTGGGTCACCTAGTGGTTCCAGGGATTGGAGTTTG
Coding sequences:
- the LOC141419907 gene encoding serine protease 52-like — translated: MRGSPGILQKRHLNILQASTCAQFWPKLNEFTFCVEAKKAMGEAGCKGDLGAPLVCHIQQKDTWVQVGILSHFDEHCTKPYVFSQVSPFIFWIQGVTRLSHAPWSQQGPITTSASISLSVSPAKNASVLTSTTASIRPHFISLPQPQTSADRISLRYTMPWQVMIISCGSQICSGSIISSSWVLTAAHCVRNMNPEDTIAILGLRHPGAPLRVVKVTTILLHERFWLVSGAARNDLALVLLQEGQNSIQMLAPLGHLKNLNSSECWLSGPRILKPGETDENPEILQMQVMGASSCAYLYPDIGSSIVCFITQAKGYDTNMEPVSPGSAVMCRPISGNGKWRQIGFTSLKSLATIVSPHFSWILSTLAKAGHPLNQDLMPWIEKPKSSGFLKYPSTLLLSSAIIIEAQMFL